The [Flavobacterium] thermophilum genome has a segment encoding these proteins:
- a CDS encoding FOG: Transposase has product MNRLAHHQGIHKFFFTLGLTLQLSKPVIKHLIHIVDALTTKGFSGTLTDIHYWSFHPNHRTTLSHFFTKSPWNEERLLGKLQEWILSQVERLAKRKNQPLFVSIDDTICQKTKPSSRAVHAIQGCDWHYSHKDHQSVWGHSLVWLMVHTFTQAFPFAFRLYDKKAGKSKIDLAIEMLSSLKVKRAQPVYVLMDSWYPSKKLIEACLKQGFHVIAMLKTNRILYPKGIAIQAKQFARYIESKDTRLVTVGQERYRVYRYEGAIHGLDDAVVLLAWKADQPMAPEHLHCILSTDRELGDEDILRYYAQRWTIECFFRQAKDQLKLDGYRVRHIRAVKRYWAVVLLSCVYSIAESRQNLSTGLELLRSRKDHSVVEFIYDAAKQDIPIDVIKKQLRIA; this is encoded by the coding sequence ATGAATAGATTAGCACATCACCAAGGAATCCACAAGTTTTTCTTCACGCTGGGGTTGACGCTGCAGCTTTCCAAACCGGTCATCAAGCATCTCATTCATATTGTCGATGCCTTGACCACCAAGGGATTCTCGGGAACATTGACTGATATTCATTACTGGAGCTTTCATCCGAATCATCGAACGACGCTCAGTCACTTTTTCACGAAAAGCCCTTGGAACGAGGAAAGGCTGCTTGGGAAGCTTCAAGAGTGGATCCTTTCCCAGGTCGAACGACTGGCCAAACGGAAGAATCAACCCCTTTTTGTTTCGATTGATGATACGATTTGCCAAAAAACAAAGCCTTCGTCACGGGCTGTGCACGCCATTCAAGGGTGCGACTGGCACTACTCGCATAAAGATCATCAATCGGTCTGGGGGCATTCGCTCGTTTGGCTGATGGTGCACACCTTCACGCAGGCGTTCCCATTTGCGTTCCGCCTGTATGACAAGAAAGCGGGAAAAAGCAAGATCGACCTGGCGATCGAGATGCTTTCCTCGCTCAAGGTGAAGCGGGCTCAGCCGGTGTATGTGCTCATGGATTCGTGGTATCCGTCCAAAAAGCTCATCGAAGCCTGTCTGAAACAGGGATTCCATGTCATCGCGATGCTCAAGACGAACCGGATTCTCTACCCGAAAGGCATCGCCATCCAAGCCAAGCAGTTTGCCCGCTATATCGAGTCCAAAGACACCCGCCTCGTCACGGTGGGGCAGGAGCGTTATCGCGTGTATCGCTATGAGGGGGCCATCCATGGCCTCGATGACGCGGTGGTGCTGCTGGCTTGGAAGGCGGATCAGCCGATGGCGCCGGAACATCTTCATTGCATCTTGAGCACCGACCGGGAACTCGGGGACGAAGACATCTTGCGTTACTACGCCCAGCGCTGGACGATCGAGTGCTTTTTCCGGCAGGCGAAAGATCAACTGAAGCTGGATGGATACCGCGTTCGCCACATTCGGGCGGTGAAACGGTATTGGGCGGTGGTGCTGCTCTCCTGCGTGTACAGCATCGCCGAATCCCGACAAAACCTCTCCACCGGGCTGGAGCTTCTTCGGTCGCGGAAAGACCACAGCGTCGTCGAGTTCATTTATGACGCTGCAAAGCAAGATATTCCCATTGATGTGATCAAAAAACAGCTCCGTATCGCGTAA